DNA sequence from the Oryza brachyantha chromosome 5, ObraRS2, whole genome shotgun sequence genome:
GCTCTTCGTGTTCGAGTCCGAGGGCATGAAGGCCGCCGTCGACCAGCTCTGGCCGGCCATGATCCCGCTCGGCGACGTCAACAAGAAGCTCATCCGCGGCCTCACCGGCAGCGAGATGGCCCGGTTCAAGTTCAGGAAGGGCTGCCTCACCATCTACGTCTACGCCGTTCGCCGGCTGGGCGCCGCCGGCTTCATGTGCGCTGACGACCTCAGGAGGATTCTGCAGTCCGTGGTGGAGCTCAAGGATTTCTTGGATCACACCGCCATGCTCGCCATGCCCAGCCAGAAGAGCATCACCTTGCAGTCCCGGGTCGCCGTGGCTCACTGATCCGACTCCACCTCCATCTCCGGTCGACGAGGCTACCACGGATAGTTTCATCAGTGCAGGTACTCCTGGCTTGCAATCTGCAGCGGAGTCTAATTCTTTTGGGTTCAATTGGTTCATTCCTGTCTCGGTGTTCCACTCCTCTGCTGGGAGCTGTATAGATCTACTGAGCAAAATCTTTCGACGAGTTAAAGAATAGGTTTTTGTTTCAAAGTCATTTTCTCTTCCCCAAGGATCTTACACCTTGGCATACTGTTTATCCATGAAACAATAATCCTTCAGTGAAAACCATCTGTACTATGACATTCTTGTCGCATTGTACAGAACTTGTTGCTAGTACCCTTTGTTATGGTATTGTACAGGTTTCCCGCTCTCTACTCATCCTTAGTTCTTACTACATGTATACTCATTACTTGGCAGAAATACAAGAAAAACCTCTgaattgcaatttgcaaactGCCTGGTGTCTGAGATGCTGTCACTAGAGATGGGAGCAATCCAGAGAGGAAAGTGAACGCTAAAGTTCAGAATCTGAGAGAAAGTGGGTGCTAAACATCTGTTTATGTGGGACGTAGCCATCATGGAGccgaaagaaaaggagaacgGATGCTCTTCTTTTACCTGTCTGCCAGGTCCATTTTATATTGCGATGCCAAATGCAAATGGATAGTTTTGACCAGGATCATCAGTGCAGGCTCCAGATTGTGCATTTACAATCACTAGGAAAAATACAGCAAAGCCATACCCACAAGGACAGATGGGGTGTTGGTGATGATGATTGAGAAGAGTTAAAAGTTTGTTGGGCTGGGACACTCGATTCAGTGTCATGATACAAGTGGTTGAGCAGCATGGGCCACTCCCACTATGGCCTGAATCATTAAGAACAAAAGCCATCTCATCTCACAAACAGCACGGTTCCTCTTCCTCACAAGGACAGTGCACCCTTTGCTGTGACCTGCATTCCTCGCAAGGAGTAGATCTGTATCCTGTAGTTCTGTACTCGAAAGACCTTAGAAATCTCTTCAGTATGTGTGTTTAGTGCCACTGTTATGTCGTGACTTCTGCAAATCTATTAGCAGTGCGTACAGCACCAGGTACATCGTCTCGTGCATAATCAGAAGCAGCGAATAATTTATCTGGAGGGTTACGCTGATCAGACAGACCTCCGTAAAATGTCGAATCACCCAAGGTCGGTACGCTGGCCTGCCACGATCCAGCATGTCCACTGTGTCATTTCGTCGATAAAAGATAGAAATACTATCTATTTTTATACCTAGCTAATGATATAAACGttggtattaattattttaggtttaaaaatctaatttaaaatatgagacaatgaatttgtatataaaagcttttaaaaatactgtttaataatttaaacataaaGATAATCCAGAGAAAGAGCTGAGAATAATCCgtttgagaaataaaatacagCCAAATTTGTTGACGGAGGGGACACCTGCCCGCTTGCCTATCTGCCAGCCAGCCATCGCCTCTGAACCTTGCCGCAATTATGCCGCCGGGGCCCAACCGCCCGAGCCGACGGGGGAAGGTGGAGGAAGCGGATGGGGACGTATTTATGCGCGCGCTCATGAGTGTGGCGGTGCATGGGAGAACACAGACGTGCGTGCCCTGTCTCTGCGGCGGCAAATTGCAAAGCCTTTCCTGCCTCGAGGGCTCTCGCCCCTGCGTTGCTGCCTGCCCTAGATCGAGCAAACGAGCTCCTGCGGCAGGACATTACAGAGAAACATTACGGTGATATTTACTActgcctccatttcataacgtaagatatttAACTTGTTTAGAGTCaaacattcattttatttaaaaagttagtacaaataaaaaaaatgataagttgtgcttaaaattcttttgatcataaagtaagtcacaagcaaaataaatgatatttctataatttttttgaataagacaaataattaaacattgtaaaaaaaaatcaaacatcagATAGAGTATTTACtgatagtattatactaccaatataATTAATCTGAACCATCTGTCTATAGAGGCATTTTAATACTTTACTAACTCAATGATTAGGGTTAATAttgatatttataattttattaattcttcGTAACATGCTTTATTCATTCATTAGAACGTATCGCTACCTAGCAGATCGTCTATGGCGTATCCTTTACACGTGTGCAAATATACGATTTACGTTATAAGCCTATTTTTCTTTGGACAATCATGCCCATCCATGTTTTCTACTACGTTAAGTGAGGtggtagtaaaaataaatctgaGTCATTCGATAACAATATATCAATGGCTCAATGGCTCAGACCCGTTTGTATACAAGGCACCGTAGCGGGGCTCAACATTAAAAAGTATATAGTGTTACTCtactattaatattattattggtAGAAGAATTTTAAcaatattatactaccagtgtTCGGTCTGGTAGTAAAAATAGATATTCCTCCTCCGtaactctgtttcatattataagatttcgtggcattgtctaaatttatatgtatgctaataaatctaaacatatatatatataacatatgaataaatctaatcaatcaaaaaatcttataatatgaaacggatgaagtaaattttattgaattagaaaaataatcggtcttaaattagttttacttattagttaaaaaatggtaaaagagGGTGAGCTCGCGGCTACAAGccttttagagcaagtttaatagtataggtaactgctagctccaattcatctatagttaatataatagtcaatttatacaatagttaattacctacaaaacattaatacatagtcacacatatcatacacacactgtgtcttgGAGCCTATACTGTAGCtagctattaattaattagtaaccaactactcttctctcatctcttatcttttaaaatactCCTATGTTTATATCTGGGCTTATGGTTACCTGCTCTTAGCAAGAGGGGAGGGAAGGATCCATGATTGAGAGGGATGAGAGTGATGGATAATTGGATACTGTACTGGGGTCAATTATTACTCTCGTTCAGGCTTTATGGAACACCTTTTGACTCAAGCCTTTGCTTTAACCTTTTCCGTTTAAAAGAATTTAGTTGGATTTTCAAGAGACTCACCAACAACTAACGACAGATAGTCAGTCACCTCCATCCAGCAGTAggatgggatttttttttctcttccttctcaaaatttaagcatctctatttttttgaaattaaaaagagacataaaaataaataaggaatgaTGGTAATTGCTTGGCATGACAAAGTggatgaagaaaataaatgagaaatgattATGATTAGTTAAATGAGGAAGTATGTAAAATAATAgctatattttataacaaaatttaaatgctaaaattatttatattttggaacaaggGAGTAGCGTAGAAGGATGTGTTTCGGTAGAGTTTTGTGTGTAGCAAATGTTATTTGCTATGAGATGTTATAaccatatgaaatttttttgagctACAACTCCGTTAAAGATCTCACCTTACTAATATATTGGACCCGTATATTGTAGGCAATTGAAGAAATAGTGAGGCTCAATGTTTGTATTTACTATAATAGTCCCAAGGTATGCCACGTTGGCTGCCAGGTCAGCGTGTGTGGGTAGGAAACCACAGTCCAGCTACACTGAAGATTGTGCAATCAACTCACCTGGCTAAATCAATCAGCGTTCAAAGGTCGAAGGGTCGAACAAGAGTTACAAGACAACTATTCCTTGCTCCGCTCTTCTCTACTCCACCCCAAGGTAGAAGGCAGTGGCGATAGAGCAGAAGCACGTCGATGAACTAAGCCATAGCTAGGGTGACACGACACAATGGATTCGGGCGATGCTTTGCCATCTTGTAAGGTAATTGTATACTCTAATTCTTCCTCGTTTGGTTAGGTTTTTTAGGGCTTAGAAAGGATAAAGGATGGTGACAAATAGAGCGAATAACTTGAAATTTAGGTAAGATTACATTGGAATTATGGTTCTTTGTTGACCGATCTGTATGTGCTATcaggtgtattttttatcaaatttgtgtATTATTTGATCGTGATTCTGCCAATGGACATGCCTTTTCCACCGAGAGCTTCTTTCTGCTCGAAAGCCTCCTCCTTCCCACCTAGAACCAACTTTGTAATGTTTGGGCTTAGTGTGCAAGTAATGTGAGGGTTGTAATGGAGTTGCAGTTTTGTAAGAAGATTTATCTGTTGTAGCACTCCGAAAATAGGCCATTAATGCTGTAGCAAGTTGATAGTTTAGTCAACGGATTTATAGTTATGTAAAGTGTACTAGAAAATTTTCGATAGAGGAAAATTAgttatatagataaattaaatattatatgtctAACAAATAGCTTAGAAAAAACTATCAATAGTGATGCCTAAATGTTTCGGAGAAATAGTACTCCTTTTGAAATGTGGCACAAATAACTTATCCATCTCATGAATTATGTGTGCTCTTACAGGCAGACACGGGTGTAACACTATGGATGGGATCGGGCTAACATATAGGTTATTTCCCAATCCAACTCAGCATTTATACTCCTTtcggtttattttatttaacgtcgttgactttttaatctatatttaactttttatattactcaattcttttacaaatcaatacaaaattacaaatcatgtttaaagtttatttagtaccaaatcaaatcaacaaaaataattaataataaaacgaatggaaaaatcaaaagttaaccatatcaaataaaaaaggcgGTGGAGAATATATTTACCTCGAAACTCTGTAAAGATTTCAACGCAACTCTTCTTAAACccataatatttaaaattttatagtcaaaaataaagaaccgaacccattaccacccctagcTGGGCTGCTGGGCTGGTCGCCATGATGGCCCAGTTTAACCAGGGAATCCATCCTGACCagtatccatccatccgtgCTCCGGACTTCCGGTGTTTGGATGAGGCCGGAAAGCCCAGAccacggcggcagcggacAGGGGACCTCCACCGGGCTCCACCCCCCGTGGTCCACGGtccaccgcgccgcctcccttgTTCAAAATTCGaaccgcctcctctcctccctcccttccttcctAACTAACGGTCGCCGTCCCTCCCTCCCCtactccaccacctccacctccgccgccgcctcgtcgctcTCCCAAAATCCCGCAGTCCAAGCTCCGGCCGAACGCCCCCCTTCCtaccccctccccctcttttaccggtcctcctcctcctcctcctctctctctctctctctctctctctctctctctctctctcctccgatggcgaccgccgccgcctcgccctcgcagCAGCCGGTGCGCGTCGTGCTGCGGGTGCGCCCGTTCCTCCCGTCCGAGGCCGGCTCCGCGGTGGCGCCGTGCGTCCGTCTCCTCGGCGGCCaccccggcggcgaggccaccGTCCACCTCAAGGACCAGCACACCAGGTAGGGTTCGGCTCGACAAAACCCCTCCACCGCGCTTCTCTGTACGGATTGGCGTCCACGGAGCTGCCCACGTGGTAGCTGCGGCAGCAACGTCGAATTCCCCCATTTCTGAGCTCGCTCTTCGAGCGATTTAAGAAAATCGGTAGTGCTTGTTCAGACATTCTGCGAGGCGTTCTCTtgctcatttttttctctctcatgaTCCTTGCCTTGGTAAAACTGCTTCCGCAGCCGGAACGAGTGCTACAAGCTGGACGCCTTCTTCGGCCAGGAGAGCCGTGTCTGCGAGATTTTTGATCAGGAAGTCAGCGCTGTGATCCCGGGTATCTTCGAGGGGACCAACGCGACGGTCTTCGCCTATGGGGCGACCGGCAGCGGCAAGACCTACACGATGCAGGTGCCCATTCTTCTTCTCGACGACGATGTGTTCGGCGAAATGCCGCTACTGCGGAGTTGTTCATAGTGGCGGAACCCTTTGCTGCGCAGGGCACGGATGATTTGCCTGGGCTCATACCCTTGGCGGTTTCGACCGTCCTTGCTCTCTGCACTGGCACATGGTGCTCTGTGGAGATCTCATACTATGAGGTGTATATGGAGCGGTGCTATGACTTGCTAGAGCCCAAGGCAAGAGAGATCATGGCGCTGGACGACAAAGATGGCAACTTACAGCTAAAGGGTTTGGCCTGGGTAATGTGCTGGGGCTTGATGATGcttaattggtttttttgcTGAAATGCAGCATAGATTGTAGCATTGTGCAGTGTGCGCTTACTTTCTCAATTTCATGGTACAAGGTGCCTGTGCGATCTCTGGAGGAATTCCACGAGATCTACTCTATAGGAGTGCAGAGGAGAAAAGTTGCCCACACAGGCCTGAACGATGTTTCGAGTAGGAGTCACGCTGTGCTATCGATCAGGGTTAGTACGGATGTTGTCAAAGGGAAGCTTAACCTCATCGACTTGGCTGGTAGGACTCCTGGAAAGCAGGAAGAAGCTGTATATACTGATGATTCACCCTTCCTGTTTAAAAATATGCTGTGCTGGTTTTACATTGCTAGGTAATGAGGACAACCGGAGAACTTGCAATGAGGGGGTCCGGCTTCAAGAAAGCGCCAAGATCAACCAGTCGCTGTTTGCATTGTCTAATGTCATCTCAGCTCTCAACAAGAAAGAGCCACGTATACCCTACAGAGAGAGTAAATTGACTCGCATACTACAAGATTCTCTGGGAGGCAATAGCCGTGCTGTCATGATAGCCTGCCTTGTGAGCTTTTCTTGAACTTACTATTGACTCTGATCTGTAGGGTatatactgatttttttttttttggtttcagaATCCCGTGGAATACCAGGAGGCAGTCCACACGGTAAGCTTGGCTGCTCGTTCACGCCATGTTGTGAACCACATGAGttcagcaagcaagcaagagaCTCCTAAAGATAAGGTTGACATGGAAGCGAAACTGCGAGCATGGTTGGAATCCAAGGGGAAAACAAAGAGCATACAAAGAATGGATGGAATTCTCTCCCCAAATGCAAGTAAGACTCCTTTATCCATGAGCCATAGGAAGCAATCAGCATCTGTCAGGGTTTCTGGTAGAGGTAAAGCAATGGATCAAGATGGTGGTAAAATCAAGAAGTTAGTGTCCACCCTATTATCGTCAATTTGCATGAATCCAATGGAAAAATAAAGAGGCTTCTTATCGTCTGTTCACTGTTGTACAGGGTGCTTTTTGACTCAGCACGACGTATTCCAGCTGAAAACTTGCAGAGAGTGGGCACACAAGATGAAGTCAATGCAACAAAGAAAGGTGTGTTTATTGGGAGACACAGACACGCAGAAAAGTTGCGTATCTGTATTGTTTAGAGGTTTCAGTATGTACTAAGGTTAATAATCCAGAAACTGAAAACAAGATATACAGAAAGAAATATCTAGTCAGTAATCATACGCAAGCTACTTGCAATTTACATACAGCCAACTTTGAATCTCCAGCTAAGTTTTCATATGCAGTCTAATGTGTACACTGTGCTGTGCAGTGGTGCTCCCTTCATTAACTCCAAGCAAAGATGACAGAACTGGATCCTCTCTTAGGAAGGCACTTTCGCCGATTTCTTCAAACATGGCACCTCAAAACCAACAGACAGCTGATGATAGCAACTGTGTTTCTTTGTTGGATCCGAAAACTCCAATTGGATCTTGTAGCATAATAGGAAAGGTCGCAGGTGCTACACCCCTTGATAAATTTAATGCACTAGGCTCTAGCCTGAAGGTCTGTATGCTTACCCTCCCCGTTCTATATACGAGTATTACATCTATAGTCTAATTGATCTTCAAATAACCGTCATACACAGGAATCTCTTATTCAGCAAT
Encoded proteins:
- the LOC102712172 gene encoding kinesin-like protein KIN-10C; protein product: MATAAASPSQQPVRVVLRVRPFLPSEAGSAVAPCVRLLGGHPGGEATVHLKDQHTSRNECYKLDAFFGQESRVCEIFDQEVSAVIPGIFEGTNATVFAYGATGSGKTYTMQGTDDLPGLIPLAVSTVLALCTGTWCSVEISYYEVYMERCYDLLEPKAREIMALDDKDGNLQLKGLAWVPVRSLEEFHEIYSIGVQRRKVAHTGLNDVSSRSHAVLSIRVSTDVVKGKLNLIDLAGNEDNRRTCNEGVRLQESAKINQSLFALSNVISALNKKEPRIPYRESKLTRILQDSLGGNSRAVMIACLNPVEYQEAVHTVSLAARSRHVVNHMSSASKQETPKDKVDMEAKLRAWLESKGKTKSIQRMDGILSPNASKTPLSMSHRKQSASVRVSGRGKAMDQDGGKIKKVLFDSARRIPAENLQRVGTQDEVNATKKVVLPSLTPSKDDRTGSSLRKALSPISSNMAPQNQQTADDSNCVSLLDPKTPIGSCSIIGKVAGATPLDKFNALGSSLKESLIQQYLDFLNVANKEELQKLKGIGERRADYILELREDSPRPFKSLSDLGNIGLSSKQIQDILCKTATGIFK